In Variovorax paradoxus, a single genomic region encodes these proteins:
- a CDS encoding site-specific integrase gives MGRRAAYIASAAVPIDTPQEQIFAEFGDYLRSERGLTEKTIAHHQPAIRRFLFEVCPSGASDLGKIKQDEVIRYVECHAQDWSPKSAKLMCWSLRAFLRYLHHTGLNPHALAGCVPSIRRWNLVGLPTYLSAAQVQKVLDGCDQASAVGRRDFAILMMLSKIGLRADEVATLTLDDIDWRAGDMLVRAKGRQRARMPIALDVGAAIVAYLQEGRPKSSCRQLFLRSLAPHTGFASASAITMIAKTALERAGIQGYAHQGAHIFRHSLATELLRAGATLSEIGHLLRHKSHDTTRIYAKVDIEALRTLSLPWPGGAQ, from the coding sequence GTGGGACGGCGAGCCGCTTACATTGCGTCGGCGGCGGTCCCAATAGACACACCGCAAGAGCAGATCTTCGCGGAGTTTGGCGACTATCTGCGAAGCGAGCGCGGTCTGACAGAAAAGACTATCGCGCACCATCAGCCTGCGATCCGACGGTTCCTGTTTGAAGTCTGCCCCTCTGGCGCCAGCGATCTCGGCAAGATCAAGCAGGATGAGGTGATTCGCTATGTCGAGTGCCACGCCCAGGATTGGAGCCCGAAGTCCGCCAAGTTGATGTGCTGGTCGCTGCGCGCGTTTCTTCGATACCTTCATCACACGGGATTGAACCCGCACGCATTGGCCGGCTGCGTGCCCTCGATCAGGCGATGGAACCTCGTGGGCCTCCCGACCTATCTCTCCGCGGCACAGGTTCAGAAGGTCCTGGATGGTTGCGACCAGGCATCGGCGGTGGGACGACGTGACTTCGCCATTTTGATGATGCTTTCCAAGATCGGCTTGCGGGCCGATGAGGTCGCCACACTCACTTTGGATGACATCGACTGGAGAGCTGGTGACATGCTTGTTCGTGCCAAGGGCCGACAGCGCGCCAGGATGCCGATTGCGTTAGACGTCGGCGCAGCGATCGTTGCCTACCTACAGGAAGGCCGACCCAAATCCTCCTGTCGTCAGCTATTTCTCCGCAGCCTTGCGCCTCACACCGGATTTGCGTCCGCAAGCGCAATCACGATGATCGCCAAGACCGCGCTCGAGCGCGCCGGCATCCAGGGCTACGCGCACCAGGGTGCCCATATTTTCCGGCACAGCCTGGCCACGGAGCTCTTGCGCGCCGGCGCCACCTTGTCGGAGATCGGCCATCTGCTGCGGCACAAGAGCCATGACACCACACGGATCTACGCAAAGGTTGACATCGAGGCGCTCCGCACGTTGAGCCTGCCGTGGCCGGGAGGTGCGCAATGA
- a CDS encoding tyrosine-type recombinase/integrase, with translation MTDLHSALQRYLNMRKGFGFKYQHQTRRLADFVSFMDKCKATTITTKLAMEWATLPAGRHASWALRLTDVRGFSRHIASFDPKTEVPPVGLLPSLKRAKPYVYSDEDVSALLAAALSLPPAGALRRWTYHCLFGLIAVTGMRLSEAIGLECGDVDLDAGVLTIRLTKFRKSRLVPLHPTTSAALRDYKQRRDTHLPTRRTPHFFVAERGGPLLHQYVHRVFWRLSREIGLRRPGDHAGPRVHDFRHRFAICTLLGWYRKGLDVEKQLPSLSTYLGHTCVRDTYWYLSACPELMQEAAQRLDRRWETQP, from the coding sequence ATGACGGATCTACATTCGGCACTGCAGCGGTACCTGAACATGCGCAAGGGCTTTGGATTCAAGTATCAGCATCAGACACGACGGCTCGCCGACTTCGTCTCCTTCATGGACAAGTGCAAGGCCACGACCATCACCACGAAGCTCGCGATGGAGTGGGCGACGTTACCTGCCGGTCGGCATGCGTCCTGGGCATTGCGGCTGACGGATGTTCGCGGATTTTCGCGACATATCGCAAGCTTCGATCCAAAGACGGAAGTGCCTCCGGTCGGTCTCCTGCCAAGCCTGAAGCGTGCCAAGCCCTACGTCTATAGCGATGAAGACGTCAGCGCGTTGCTGGCAGCCGCCCTGTCCTTGCCGCCAGCAGGTGCACTGCGCCGCTGGACCTACCACTGCCTGTTCGGACTGATCGCAGTGACGGGCATGCGTCTGTCCGAGGCGATCGGCCTTGAATGTGGCGACGTTGACCTGGACGCCGGCGTGCTGACGATTCGGTTGACCAAGTTTAGGAAGTCACGGCTCGTACCTCTGCATCCAACGACGAGCGCAGCGCTACGAGATTACAAGCAACGGCGCGACACCCATCTACCAACGCGCCGCACCCCACACTTCTTCGTTGCGGAGCGCGGTGGACCACTGCTGCATCAGTACGTCCACCGCGTCTTCTGGCGCTTGTCGCGTGAGATCGGTCTGCGGCGTCCTGGCGATCATGCGGGGCCGCGCGTGCACGACTTCCGGCACCGATTCGCTATCTGCACGCTGTTGGGGTGGTATCGCAAAGGCCTCGATGTCGAGAAGCAACTCCCTTCGCTGTCCACCTATCTTGGCCACACCTGCGTGCGCGACACCTATTGGTACCTCTCGGCGTGCCCGGAGCTGATGCAAGAGGCGGCGCAGCGTCTCGATAGACGGTGGGAGACTCAACCATGA
- a CDS encoding tyrosine-type recombinase/integrase — MKPGCNVASLVERFFTERLVRQQDVSVHTIASYRDTFRLLLKFAMAKLRKAPSALTLDELDAPFIGAFLTDLEMERGTSVTTRNLRLTAVRSFFRFVSFEEPAHSALIQRVLAIPSKRHDKRQVNFLTRSEIEAVLAAPDRTTWLGRRDHTLLLLATQTGLRLSELIGLSREAIHLGTGAHVRCVGKGRKERCTPLTRYARIALQAWLNEPARRDAKVLFPSLHGGQLSPDSVQSLLAKHVGVASKTCSSLATKRVSPHVLRHSAAMELLQAGVDSSVIALWLGHESIETTQTYLHAHLGLKEAALAKLEPYKQHKRLRFRPDDHVLAFLEAL, encoded by the coding sequence ATGAAGCCCGGTTGCAATGTCGCCTCACTCGTCGAACGCTTTTTTACCGAGCGGCTTGTCCGTCAGCAAGACGTGAGCGTCCATACGATCGCGTCCTACAGGGATACGTTCAGGTTGCTGTTGAAGTTCGCGATGGCGAAGCTTCGCAAGGCGCCGTCCGCCCTGACCCTCGATGAACTGGATGCGCCTTTCATCGGCGCGTTCCTGACCGATCTCGAGATGGAGCGCGGCACCAGCGTCACGACACGCAACCTGCGCCTGACCGCCGTCCGCTCCTTCTTCCGGTTTGTGTCCTTCGAGGAGCCGGCGCACAGCGCCCTTATCCAGCGCGTGCTCGCGATACCGAGCAAGCGACACGACAAACGTCAAGTAAATTTCCTGACGCGTTCCGAGATCGAAGCCGTCCTCGCTGCGCCCGATCGGACGACGTGGCTCGGCCGGCGCGATCACACATTGCTGCTGCTCGCGACCCAGACCGGCTTGCGCCTCTCCGAACTGATCGGCTTGAGCAGAGAAGCCATTCATCTCGGTACCGGTGCGCATGTGCGGTGTGTGGGCAAGGGCCGCAAGGAGCGATGTACCCCATTGACAAGATACGCCCGGATCGCGCTTCAGGCGTGGCTCAATGAACCCGCGCGCCGCGATGCCAAAGTCTTATTTCCCAGCTTGCATGGCGGTCAGCTCAGCCCGGACAGCGTTCAATCGTTGCTGGCTAAGCATGTAGGCGTCGCCAGCAAGACATGTTCATCGCTGGCAACCAAGCGGGTATCACCGCACGTCCTGAGGCACAGCGCCGCAATGGAACTCCTACAGGCGGGAGTCGACAGTTCGGTGATCGCGTTGTGGCTCGGTCATGAATCGATCGAGACCACGCAGACCTACCTTCATGCCCACCTCGGCCTCAAAGAGGCAGCGCTCGCGAAGCTCGAGCCGTACAAGCAGCACAAGCGACTTCGATTCCGCCCTGACGATCACGTGCTCGCCTTTCTCGAGGCACTGTGA
- a CDS encoding 2Fe-2S iron-sulfur cluster-binding protein, whose amino-acid sequence MSSTSAINSAGPLHRSTPIAEPRTAPRFNTLKVLDVRRETSDAVSIAFDASACPDQYRFVPGQYLTLRRVFDGHEVRRCYSISSGIGDGELRVVVKNVPGGIFSSFANENLAPGAELDVMTPAGTFGIEPDPDVSRNYVAFAAGSGITPIISIIRSVLDYERHSHFTLLYGNQDSNSIIFKEALEDLKDSYLTRFSLVHFLSREVSQLPLHSGRLDPDKLEALARLHFDPANLDHAFLCGPGEMVAMLRDGLAKLGLDPAKIHFELFTPSEKLNVLRIPVRTEKSNSDAVEVTAILNGVGRRFKMNEGDGNVVDAALLNGVSLPYSCKGGMCSTCRARVSEGSVVMATNYSLEPWEVNEGYVLTCQARPTSPTLVLDFDQV is encoded by the coding sequence ATGAGTTCGACGTCAGCTATCAACAGCGCTGGGCCCTTGCACCGGAGCACCCCGATCGCGGAGCCACGCACCGCGCCGCGGTTCAATACCCTGAAGGTGCTGGACGTCAGGCGCGAGACCTCGGATGCGGTCTCCATTGCTTTCGATGCCAGCGCTTGCCCGGATCAGTACCGTTTCGTGCCGGGCCAATACCTGACCCTTCGTCGTGTGTTCGACGGCCACGAGGTCCGGCGCTGCTACTCGATCTCTTCCGGCATCGGCGATGGCGAACTTCGCGTCGTGGTCAAAAACGTTCCTGGCGGCATCTTTTCCTCCTTCGCGAACGAGAATCTGGCGCCGGGCGCCGAGCTGGATGTGATGACGCCGGCGGGAACATTCGGGATCGAACCCGACCCCGACGTGAGCAGGAACTACGTGGCGTTCGCGGCCGGCAGTGGTATCACGCCCATCATCTCGATCATCCGCAGCGTGCTGGATTACGAACGGCACTCGCACTTCACGCTTCTGTACGGAAACCAGGACAGCAACTCCATCATCTTCAAGGAAGCCCTCGAGGATCTGAAGGATTCCTATCTGACTCGCTTTTCCCTCGTGCACTTCCTGAGTCGCGAGGTTAGCCAGCTTCCGTTGCATTCGGGTCGGCTGGATCCCGACAAGCTCGAGGCGCTGGCCCGGCTTCATTTCGACCCGGCAAATCTCGACCATGCATTCCTGTGCGGACCCGGCGAAATGGTCGCGATGCTTCGTGACGGCCTTGCGAAGCTGGGCCTGGATCCGGCGAAGATTCACTTCGAGTTGTTCACGCCATCGGAAAAACTGAATGTTCTCCGGATACCTGTGCGCACCGAGAAGTCGAATTCCGACGCGGTCGAGGTGACTGCCATCCTCAATGGCGTGGGTCGCCGGTTCAAGATGAACGAGGGCGACGGCAACGTCGTCGATGCTGCGCTCCTGAACGGCGTTTCGCTGCCGTATTCCTGTAAGGGTGGGATGTGCTCAACGTGCAGAGCGCGAGTGTCCGAAGGTTCCGTCGTCATGGCGACGAACTATTCCCTGGAGCCCTGGGAAGTGAACGAAGGTTACGTGCTCACCTGTCAGGCGCGCCCCACGTCTCCAACCTTGGTTTTGGATTTCGACCAAGTCTGA
- the paaD gene encoding 1,2-phenylacetyl-CoA epoxidase subunit PaaD yields the protein MVTAVPSDDRPPSIAAIHAALEQVVDPEIPALSIRAIGILRDVRISDDGLTEVVITPTYSGCPAIDVITHEIKRVLAELCVTDVRVATSFNPPWTTDWIGDDAREIMKANGIAPPVGTVAAQEAFQVDFVSCPLCGSRQVELVSSFGSTSCKAQYRCRNCREPFAYFKNF from the coding sequence ATGGTGACTGCGGTGCCCTCGGATGACCGGCCGCCTTCGATCGCAGCCATTCACGCTGCGCTCGAGCAAGTGGTCGATCCGGAGATCCCGGCACTCAGCATACGGGCGATCGGAATACTCCGCGACGTGCGCATCTCGGACGACGGACTGACCGAAGTCGTGATCACGCCGACGTACTCAGGATGTCCCGCGATCGATGTGATCACCCATGAAATCAAGCGTGTGCTGGCCGAGCTGTGCGTGACGGACGTGCGGGTCGCCACCAGCTTCAACCCTCCCTGGACCACCGACTGGATCGGGGATGACGCGCGCGAGATCATGAAGGCGAACGGCATCGCCCCGCCGGTGGGGACTGTCGCGGCACAGGAGGCATTCCAGGTGGACTTCGTGAGCTGCCCCTTGTGCGGCAGCCGACAGGTGGAGTTGGTGAGTTCGTTCGGATCCACGTCATGCAAGGCTCAATACCGGTGTCGTAACTGCCGGGAACCCTTTGCATACTTCAAAAATTTCTAG